In Chitinophagaceae bacterium, the DNA window CCTAGCGTTACATCAACGCCATTCAGCAATTCAAAATAACTGCGATAGAAATCTTCAAGTCCAGCGAGGTTAGGCGCAGCATGGCAGTTATAAATGAACCCGGGATAATTCTGTGTGTATTTATCAGGGCTTAGGGGTGAGGGCATTATTTCATCATCAAACATTCCATTGTCTTCTGGGCGTGGTGTTAGGGGAGTGTGAGGTGCCATATAAGCAAGCCATAAATAGAAGGGCTGATTTGGCGGCACTTTTTTCAAAAAGCCAATTGCACTGTCAGATACTACATCAGTGGCATGACCTGGAATTACTGTGGGAATGCCGTTTAGATTATATTGCGCGTCTGTATAATCATTTCCATGCATTTCCATCCAGAAATCATAGCCCGGTTGTGGATGTTTGGATATATGGTACTTTCCTATAAGGCCAGTATAGTAACCGTTGTCATGCAGTATTTGAGGCAATGTGATTTGTGTAATGGTATCTGCGTTAACCTGCGTAGGGTTATCGGTTACGCCATGAAGGTGGGGATAAAGTCCGCTGGTGATGGAAGCCCTGCTTGGGGCACATTGCGACTGTGCCGGAAAACTCAATTCAAAATTAGCCCCTTCATTTGCAACGCGCGACATGGCAGTATCATGAAACCAAACTGGTCCACCGGTTGCCTGGTAAGAATCAAACCGTGCATCATCAATAATTACCAGCAAAACATTTTTTCTGGAAGGAGGTGTAGCCGCCGGCGTGGAGAAATTTACTATAGTTGAATAATCAGAAGGATTTGGACCACACTTGGCACGAACTCGCACCTGGTAAGCAGTGGCCGGTGTCAATCCGGATAATTGATAACTCGGTGATGAAATATTTGAAATAGTAGTCCAACCTGAAGTTCCGGTTTTTCGATAGCGCAAAGAAAAATTTGTCGCCCCGCACAAAGCGTTCCACGTAACAGTAGCGCTGGTCGGGAGAATACCGGATACAGCAAGATCATTTGGTATCGAACAAGTGGTGGTCGCTACAGTAATTGTTGAACTGAAAGTGCCTTCTTCATTGGAAGCGCAAACCGCCGCCACCTTCACATTATAGGAAGTATTCGCAGCCAGACCTGAAATGGTGTAAGCTGTAACGTTGCCGATTGAATTCAATGCAATCCAGTTGGAGGAACTCACCGCTTTATACTGAAGGTGATAAGCTGAAGCACCGGTTACCTGTTTCCATTTCACTGTAAACTGGCAACTGGCGATTTCATTGGATTTAAAACCTTTAGGTGCAGGAAGTGTACAGGTAGCCAGGGATTGAAAAGTGTAAAAAAAGAAGAAGACCGGTAAAAGAAATTTCATGGGACGATTGCTGGGTTTAAAAAGCTGACTTGAAATCATGATGCTCAAAACCACAACCCGCTTCCAGAATATCATTGCATAATCTGTATGAAGTAGTATAAGGTAACAACGTTGATAATTTTGAAGCGGCTAAAATAATTGTTTCGCAGATTAAGTAAGGCAATCGTTTTCAGTAATTTTTTGATACTATCCGGTTGACCCATGAATCGCCGGTGCTTATGTTAACCAGGTAAAGGCCAGATGAAACCTCTGGCAGTTCAACTACAACATCGTTCATCCCTGCATTAAAAATATATTCCCCGCTCCATACAAGTTTACCAACGTAATTGAAGACCTGAATAGAATATTTTTTTTCTGTTGAAGCCTTATAATTAATATGGAACTGATCTTTGAAAGGATTTGGATAGACGAGCATATTTTTTTCCTGATTAGATTCAACGCTGGCAAGATCAGCTGACTTTTTAAGAGTGGGGCAGTTGTATTGCTTTGCATCAGACAGATTGATAAGCTTCGCAATAAACGCATCTGATCCTCCCGAATACCCGTTTTTCAATTGCTGGAAATTACTGCCGGCAACAGTATTGATATCTGCACTATTTGTTGCAACACTGAAGTACAATTCATTACTCGGTCCCAACGCAATCACCGGATGATAACTGGATCCTGTTTTTTGTCCTTCTTCACCTGTGCCTCCGAGATATGTGGAATAGATTAATTTTTGCTTTGCTGTTGCCGGGTCATTTAGCACAGCAATAAAAGCATCATATTTTTTGGTGGTGTTGTTTCCATTGAGCATAGTCTGCACCGCATCTTTCAGCGGAAAGAGGTTGCCCGGAGTTTTAGTGAGTCCTGCAATAACGATGTATTGCTTTGATTGCTTTTTGAAGACAACAAGGCCGTTTACCATGTCATCGTAGTTACCTCCGAAATAAGTACACAACATCAAACTTCCGCTATTGCTAATTTTAAAAATGGAAGCATCACTTCCATCAATGGATTGTCCGGGAATACCAAAATCTTTATCATAAGCATTATCGGTTACAGGTAGATCATCGCTTTGGCCCCATAAAGTGATAAACAGGTTGCCATCCTGATCGATATCCATCTGACGACCATGGTCATAATTTGTACCACCCAGATAGGTTCCCCATGTTTGCGTAAATTTTCCATCCAGATCATTGTCTTCCCACTTACATAAAAAGGCATCCGTGCCTTCATTATAACTAAGGTCGAAACCACTGCCTGATGCAATATCAGCAGGGCTATCTGTTGTGCCTGAAACAAAAAGATCAATCGGCCCGGATCCATTATCATAAACTTTCACATCGTGACAGCGATCATTTCCATTGCTGCCCATGTAGGTAAAAAACATTAATGTACTTAACAGGCTGTCAAACTCTCCCAGAAATCCATCTCCGTTGTCATTATAGCCGACATCGCCAACATGTTGGGCAAGCGTATCCAAATGATAGCTTTTGGTACTGCCGGTGAAAAATACTTTATGCCGGTTGACGGCAATGCTGAGGATATTATCGGGTGCGACTTTAGTACCTGATGCTGTTTTCCCACCAAAATAGGTCCATCGTAATAGTGTTGCTGAAGAACCATTGTCAATAAATTTTGCAATAAAAGCGTCATCCTTGTCCGCCGCATTGGGCTGAAAAACAGGAGCAGCATTTCCATCACAGGCAAATGCAGCTACAGGACTAACCACATAACCTTTTTTTCCCGCTACATACAAAATAGTCTTGCCATTTTCCTTATCAAGAGCAATGCATTGAATAAAATCACCAATGTAAACTGACCAGATCAGCTCACCGCACCTTTTGTATTTTGCAATATAGCCGTCACCTCCGCCAAGATCCATGATATGGTCGGTGCACATATTCACATCTATTTTAGGTGGTGCTTTACTTTGACTCACCACATAAATATGCTCAGGGTCGTCATCGTCCACCACAAGCTGATCAACAAGTTCGTCAAGAGAATAAGAATAATTGGGAAAGTTCGCCGAATCATTGAGATAGGTTCCCCAATCAATGGCATCGTAGGTTTGTGCATGTATTGTTTGCTTCAGTATAAAAAAGCAAAATAGTGTTATCAGTAACGTATTCGATTTCATACTTAAGCAGATTAATGGAATTTTTCCTACAGATGGTGATATGTTTTTTTAATAGCGCTTTTCAAATATAAGAAAAAACACGTTAAAAGAACAGGATCACTTGACGTGCAAAAGCCAGGTCACGCGGACTTCTTTTATTTCAAAAAAATGTAAAGGAAAGATGTTTCTGTTGAACATAAAATTAATTCACGAACGTGCTATATATTTTTTAAAGCTGATTGCGAGTGCGGTTATTTCTTCATCAAAAATATTTGAATACACATCCGTAATTGTGATAATAGGAGTGTATTCAACAGCACATTACATTATACTGAATTGCATCTAACGGTTCATTATTGATGCTGCACAACAGGTGTTAGTATTTAAAATTTGTCTGTCAGCATGACGAGTGCTTATATTTGCGCTTTAACAAAACACCTTACTGAAAAGAATTCGCAAATAAAACAGAGCAGATAACAGTGAATTTTTTCGGTACCATAAAATATATCATTTATGATCAACTGTAACTTACGTTTTTACGGCATGCGGATTTTTGGAATGCTGTTGCTGATTTGCTTCTTAATAAACCTGAAATTCGCTGCTGCTCAGACTTACTATCCGGCCTGGGGTTCTTATATTGACCTTGGCACAACCACGCACAAGAGTGAGTACATTGAACAGTTGGTTGTTGACAAAACAGTGAGTCCGGAGGAAATTTATGTTGTTGGCCGCACAAGTTCCGTAACCGAGAATATACCGGTTTGTGATAGTATGATAAAGTCGGGCGGCGCCAATGATGTTTTTATTGCGAAATTAAATCACTGCGGCGAAATCATGTGGAAAAAACTGTTTGCCACGCAGTTCATTTCAAATGGTGTTGTGATTCCTGGAACTGAATATGCTTTCACGATTGCATTGGACAATTACAACGGGCATAAGTATGTTTTCATTGGCGGAGAAATACGCAATACCGACGCTTCAGCAAAAGCTACAGTTGCCTGCGTGGAAGAACCAGGTTGTTCTGCTCCTGTTTACCAATCACCGCATGGAGACAATTGGGATGGGTTTATTGCTAAATATGATACAGCAGGCAACCTGCTTCGCTGGATAAAACTTGGTGGCAACAAATTCACTCAGGGAGCACCGGATAATATCCTTGCCATTGCAATTGATCCCTACACCAGCGAGCTGTTTGTAACCGGTAGAGCGAAAAGTAATAATATGGGAACCAATGCTGCTTCTAAGTATGACAGTACCTTTAATTCGACTGCAAGCACAGGTGATTGTTTTATCGCCAAGTTTGATAATTGTCTTTCAACACTTGAGTTTTTCAGCTACTACGGTGGATTCCTTGATGACCGCGGGCATGATATTGTGCTTGACACAAGCAAAGGCGTTTGTATTCCTATTATTTCCGGAACTACCGAAAGTTTCAACATCCAGATAAACCCGCCCAACCTGCCGGCTGACTATAACGGAAATGCCATGCATTGCAATGCTGCCGGAGTTTGCATTGACGCGTTTTTAATGCGTTGGGATTCTGTGCTTACCAAAGGACCGGATTGGTTTTTATATTTCGGTGGAAACAACACCGATCGCGGAAGAAGGCTGGCACTTGATAATGAAGGCAATATTTTTTGGACCGGATGGACGCAAAGCAGTAACATGTATAAAACCGGAAATGCATTTGATAAGTCTTACGGTGGTGGCGGTGATAATGATGCTTTTGTAGCGAAAGTTACACTCGATGGTGCTATTCCGTGGTGTACTTATTATGGTGGTAACACAGTTGATATTTCCAATGCAATAATCTGGTATAAGGACCCTGTCACCCTGCTGAAGTATGCGATTATTACAGGACTTACTACAAGCACAAATCTTGGTTGTACCACTTGTTCCCAACCTCCCTTCTTAAGCGATTTAAATGGGCCCGGTAATGACGGACCAAACATGGATGCATTTGTTGCCAAGCTAACCGACTTGCCTATAGGGCAAAAGCAAAAACTGGATTTTTACACCTTGTATGGAGGCACTAAAATGGAAGATTTTGACAATACGGAGAGTCATGGTCCGTATCTCGATTTCGGACCTGGAAACCAGATTTATATTTCTTTAGCAACGAAAAGCTCTGACATAGGAGTGGTTACCAAACTTACCAATGTTGTAGGAACTTACGCCGGCGCTGATAAAACTACTACGGATGGATTTGTAGGTTTGATAGGTCTTACGAATTTAGTGACCTGCATGCCTTTAAAAACAGAAGAAGTTGCCAACCAAATGCAAGCCGGTATCTCTTCTTATCCTTCACCCTTTTCAAATGAGGTTACGCTTTCCATTCGTTCTGAATCAGAAACAGCCGGAAGAATTGAGGTGATTGATTTTTATGGAAAGGTATTAGTTTCAAAAAATGTTCAGCTTCACCAGGGAGAGAATACTATTCACTTTGACTTTGATCATTTATCCGCTGGAATTTATATGGCAAGAGCAATCTTCAATAATCAGCAATTAGTTTCAAAAATGGTGAAACAATAACCTTTTTATTCTTCCAATATCCAGTATGCTTATCAGTGCCACAATCAGGAAAAGAATTCCGGGCATTTTGTAACGCACCAGGGCACCAAGGTTTGGTACAATGGATCCTGCGAAAATGAAAATGGAGAAGGAAAACAACATGCAAAAGATAAAAGTGGCTGATTGAATTTTACCACTATCATAAAAGAAAACAGTGGTAACTATTAAGCAAATTAACAACAGGTTATCAAGTGCAAACGGAAGTTGATACACTGAATTTATGGTAAACAGGAAAGGCAGCATAAGACAGTTTTTTATTCCTACCGGCATTGCTTTTATAAGGGAAATGAAAGTACCATCGAGTAAGCGGAAGGAAATGTTTTCAGAATAGGGGATATGGAGAAATTCCTGTTGCTGTTGAGACATTTTGGTCAATAAATTAATAGTGGAAAAAAATTCACCGCCAAACAACAGGAGCATATAAAAAGCCAGAAAGGAAATGATAAAGGAAAGCGCTTTATGTTGTGAAAATTTAGCGGACAACGCATATCCTGCAAGACATGGAATCAGGAGCAGCAGTAAATAATTACGCACCATCAATAATAACCAGCAACCAAAAATGAAAACAGCTATCCGCTGCCAGGTTATCTTCGTTAATAATTGCTGGAAGTGAAAAAGAATCAGGCCAAGTGCTGCGATTGACAATCCGTCTTTATGAATACCTGATGACCAGAATGCAACAGAAGGGAAAAGAAAGAGCACAAATATCAATATATACTTCTCCCTTACTACATAATCATGAAGCCATCTGAACAGGTAAAGCATTCCGGTAAGAGTTAGAAAATTATAGATCGTTACGTTTACGAAATAGTGATTAAAACTTACCAGGTTCATCAATGCATTCATACGCACCATAAAATAGGAGCTCATAACGTTCCAGTAAATCATCTGCGATTCATAAGATGCAAGATCAGGCGGTGGTGGCTTCACCGTATACCACAGCGTAAGACGAAGGAATTGACCGACATGTTCCGGCAAGGCACTCAGCAAAATTTTGCTCTCATTAAAATAGGAAATGGTATCACCACCATCATAAAGTTGCAGGTGCAGCAATCCATACAAAATACCGGTAAGCGATTTAATTAAAAATATAACAATGATCCAGCTTATGGGTAAATGAAAGCGCTGAAAGAAAGATAGTTTCCTGATAAGCAATGAGAATATAAAAACATAGATCAGTATAAGAAAAATTTCTTCAGCTTGCATTTTTCTTATCTCATTACCGGTTTAGATTGATCATTGCATACGGGTGATTACGATAACAGGTCTATTTGAATTTCAGCACATCGATATGTTCTGTGCAAAACAAATATTCGCGTGATACATTAGAACAAACAATAACCAGTCGTTCACCCACATAGTGTTTCATCAGGTCAAGATACCACGCAACACCATTTTCATCAAGATTGGTAGTGGGCTCATCCAATAATAGCAATGGAACGTCAGACAATACTGCAAGCGCAACTTTCAACCGTTGTTTCATGCCTGATGAAAAGTTGCGGATCTGTTTTAAAGGATCAGCATTAAGTTGTGTAACGGCCATTGCATCCGCGACACTGAAATTATTAATGAACGGTTTGAATTTTTGCTGAAAGAGGAACAATTCTTCCATTGTAAATTCTTCTACCAATTCAAGATATGGAGCTGCAATGCTTAACTGTCTGAAAATATTTTCAGGTTCAATAACAGTGGAATTAATTTCATACTGAACCGAACCTGAAGAAGGCGTGAGTATGCCGGCGACCATTTGCAGCAAGGTAGATTTCCCGCTTCCATTCGGCCCCAGCACTGCGTAAGTATGGCCTGATTGAAAAGTGTAGTTGATATTTTTCAATATCCATTCATAATTGAAGCGCTTTCCCGCAGCGTTAATCGTGATCTTCATCCCGACCATTCGTATAGCCTTTCATAATGCCCCGTTCAGAATTGCGGATAAAATCGAGGATGATATTTTTTTCAGGAGAAGTGCCAAATTCTTCTTCCACCAGGCTCAGGGCTTTGGTGATGTTGTGATTTTTTACAAAAATGATCCTGTAAATATCTTCAATCCTTGTAATGGTATCTTCTTTATAACCTCTTCTGCGAAGGCCGATGGAATTAATACCAACATAAGAAAGCGGTTCTTTAGCGGCTTTCACAAATGGAGGTACATCTTTTCTTACCAGCGAACCACCTGAAACAAAAGCATGCTGACCAATTTTTACAAACTGGTGAACTGCAGACACTCCTCCTAAAACAGCATAATCTTCGATGATGATATGACCTGCCAGTGCTGCATTATTCGCAATCACACAATTATTGCCGATTACGCAATCATGTGCAACATGGGCATAGGCCATCAACAGGCAATTGCTGCCCACAATGGTTTTATCATTGGCAGTAGTTCCTTTATTCACGGTAACACATTCGCGGATGATAGTATGCTCACCGATGATGGCATACGTGGTTTCTCCCAGGTATTTAAGATCCTGCGGTTCGCCTGAAATTACCGCTCCCGGATAAATTTTGCAATTGTTACCGATGCGGGCGCCATTCATGATGGTTACGTTGGGACCAATCCAACATCCATCGCCAATTTCAACGTCCTCGTATACGGTAACGAAAGGACTGATGTCCACATTCTTGCCAATCCTGGCCCCTGGATGAATGCTGGTGAGATTAAGTGACATTGTGCCTGTTAAGAATGCTGTCGGGTTAAAAAAGTTACTGCTATATCTAAGTTTGTTTTCAAGAAACCTGAAGTTCCT includes these proteins:
- a CDS encoding T9SS type A sorting domain-containing protein yields the protein MKSNTLLITLFCFFILKQTIHAQTYDAIDWGTYLNDSANFPNYSYSLDELVDQLVVDDDDPEHIYVVSQSKAPPKIDVNMCTDHIMDLGGGDGYIAKYKRCGELIWSVYIGDFIQCIALDKENGKTILYVAGKKGYVVSPVAAFACDGNAAPVFQPNAADKDDAFIAKFIDNGSSATLLRWTYFGGKTASGTKVAPDNILSIAVNRHKVFFTGSTKSYHLDTLAQHVGDVGYNDNGDGFLGEFDSLLSTLMFFTYMGSNGNDRCHDVKVYDNGSGPIDLFVSGTTDSPADIASGSGFDLSYNEGTDAFLCKWEDNDLDGKFTQTWGTYLGGTNYDHGRQMDIDQDGNLFITLWGQSDDLPVTDNAYDKDFGIPGQSIDGSDASIFKISNSGSLMLCTYFGGNYDDMVNGLVVFKKQSKQYIVIAGLTKTPGNLFPLKDAVQTMLNGNNTTKKYDAFIAVLNDPATAKQKLIYSTYLGGTGEEGQKTGSSYHPVIALGPSNELYFSVATNSADINTVAGSNFQQLKNGYSGGSDAFIAKLINLSDAKQYNCPTLKKSADLASVESNQEKNMLVYPNPFKDQFHINYKASTEKKYSIQVFNYVGKLVWSGEYIFNAGMNDVVVELPEVSSGLYLVNISTGDSWVNRIVSKNY
- a CDS encoding T9SS type A sorting domain-containing protein — encoded protein: MINCNLRFYGMRIFGMLLLICFLINLKFAAAQTYYPAWGSYIDLGTTTHKSEYIEQLVVDKTVSPEEIYVVGRTSSVTENIPVCDSMIKSGGANDVFIAKLNHCGEIMWKKLFATQFISNGVVIPGTEYAFTIALDNYNGHKYVFIGGEIRNTDASAKATVACVEEPGCSAPVYQSPHGDNWDGFIAKYDTAGNLLRWIKLGGNKFTQGAPDNILAIAIDPYTSELFVTGRAKSNNMGTNAASKYDSTFNSTASTGDCFIAKFDNCLSTLEFFSYYGGFLDDRGHDIVLDTSKGVCIPIISGTTESFNIQINPPNLPADYNGNAMHCNAAGVCIDAFLMRWDSVLTKGPDWFLYFGGNNTDRGRRLALDNEGNIFWTGWTQSSNMYKTGNAFDKSYGGGGDNDAFVAKVTLDGAIPWCTYYGGNTVDISNAIIWYKDPVTLLKYAIITGLTTSTNLGCTTCSQPPFLSDLNGPGNDGPNMDAFVAKLTDLPIGQKQKLDFYTLYGGTKMEDFDNTESHGPYLDFGPGNQIYISLATKSSDIGVVTKLTNVVGTYAGADKTTTDGFVGLIGLTNLVTCMPLKTEEVANQMQAGISSYPSPFSNEVTLSIRSESETAGRIEVIDFYGKVLVSKNVQLHQGENTIHFDFDHLSAGIYMARAIFNNQQLVSKMVKQ
- the lpxA gene encoding acyl-ACP--UDP-N-acetylglucosamine O-acyltransferase, encoding MSLNLTSIHPGARIGKNVDISPFVTVYEDVEIGDGCWIGPNVTIMNGARIGNNCKIYPGAVISGEPQDLKYLGETTYAIIGEHTIIRECVTVNKGTTANDKTIVGSNCLLMAYAHVAHDCVIGNNCVIANNAALAGHIIIEDYAVLGGVSAVHQFVKIGQHAFVSGGSLVRKDVPPFVKAAKEPLSYVGINSIGLRRRGYKEDTITRIEDIYRIIFVKNHNITKALSLVEEEFGTSPEKNIILDFIRNSERGIMKGYTNGRDEDHD
- a CDS encoding sulfatase-like hydrolase/transferase, which produces MKFLLPVFFFFYTFQSLATCTLPAPKGFKSNEIASCQFTVKWKQVTGASAYHLQYKAVSSSNWIALNSIGNVTAYTISGLAANTSYNVKVAAVCASNEEGTFSSTITVATTTCSIPNDLAVSGILPTSATVTWNALCGATNFSLRYRKTGTSGWTTISNISSPSYQLSGLTPATAYQVRVRAKCGPNPSDYSTIVNFSTPAATPPSRKNVLLVIIDDARFDSYQATGGPVWFHDTAMSRVANEGANFELSFPAQSQCAPSRASITSGLYPHLHGVTDNPTQVNADTITQITLPQILHDNGYYTGLIGKYHISKHPQPGYDFWMEMHGNDYTDAQYNLNGIPTVIPGHATDVVSDSAIGFLKKVPPNQPFYLWLAYMAPHTPLTPRPEDNGMFDDEIMPSPLSPDKYTQNYPGFIYNCHAAPNLAGLEDFYRSYFELLNGVDVTLGGVFNELKTLGLMDSTLIIFMSDNGYMIGEHKLSEKQMSYEESIKIPIFMRYPGLIPAGTKVSNNMAMNIDIAPTILDFAGIEDTFGMQGVSLLKMMNHTVERKEMLYEFFNKDCLPDIRSVRSLDYKYVKYNCSQVTEELFDLHIDPLETINHVNDPGYATILQQYRDKLTYWRNYYLDFTWDSLYSCSLTNPQRLSHEPGSPLTLLTVFPNPSTTDITIHFISSEKAPVTLRIMNTAGVVIYEKVYNDASSEFTETLDVKTLPAGNYFTIVQQDKQAYQQTFTVQ
- a CDS encoding ABC transporter ATP-binding protein, whose protein sequence is MKITINAAGKRFNYEWILKNINYTFQSGHTYAVLGPNGSGKSTLLQMVAGILTPSSGSVQYEINSTVIEPENIFRQLSIAAPYLELVEEFTMEELFLFQQKFKPFINNFSVADAMAVTQLNADPLKQIRNFSSGMKQRLKVALAVLSDVPLLLLDEPTTNLDENGVAWYLDLMKHYVGERLVIVCSNVSREYLFCTEHIDVLKFK